The genome window CGACATCATGATGCCGAAGCTGAGCGGTTACGAAGTCTGTGAGCAGTTGAAGCGGGAAGAGGGGACGCGGGACATCCCGGTGCTGATGGTGACGGCCCTGCGGGAGATGGGTGATATTGAGAAGGCGGTCGCGGCGGGCGCGGACGACTTTCTCACGAAGCCGGTGCATCGGTTGGAGTTGCTGACGCGAGTCCGGTCGTTGATCCGGGTTCGGCATTTGAAGAATGAGCGGGACCGGCTGTTGGCGTATCTGAATGAAGTGGATGCGTCTTTCGCTCGGGACCGGGCGGTGAAGTAGTGGAGAGAGGCCGAAGACTTAAGGCGGAAGGCTGAAGGTAGAGAGGCCAGAGCCGACTTCGGTCTTTCGGACACTTTTCCCGGCGGGCGGGTTTTCTTTGCGTGCGCCGACATCATTCGCCCACCGGGTCCAGGGGCACCCTGGTGGGGAGTGCAGAGGGGCAACGCCCCGGAGGCTTGGCCGTCGAAAACTATCTGAAGGAGCCCGTGTCCAAACGCGGACAGCGTGCCGGACGTCCCCTCGCCAACCCGCGGGGAGTTCAGAGCGAACGGCGAGTCCTCGATGCCGGTTCCACAAAGGGGACATCCGTTGTTTACGACGGTTCCTCATGGAAGCGCCTCCGGCGGCAAGGGGGTGAGACCCCCTTGACCCCAGGCTGCCGTCGCACAATGGGTTTGCGCTAGCGACGCTGTGCCGGCAAGAACGATGTTCGAGCCACTCTACACAATCTCGACCACGATCGCCGTCGCGTTGTCCCGCCCCGACTCCGCGACCGCTTCCCGAACAATCTTGTTCGCCGACGGCACCCCGCCTTCGTCCCGAACCGGGAGACGCAACAGATCTTCGAGAGCGTGGTCCCACAGGCCGTCGGTCACACCATCGGTGCACAGCAGCAATCGGTCCCCCCGGTCACAGCGGATCTCTCCAATGTGCGGCTTCACGAACTGATTCCCCGACCCCAGCGACTGCGACAGGACGTTCTTCC of Planctomyces sp. SH-PL14 contains these proteins:
- a CDS encoding response regulator, with protein sequence MSEPRKPGRILIADDNQQNRDLLEAYLAPEGHHILMAVDGKQTLEVAQADEPDLILLDIMMPKLSGYEVCEQLKREEGTRDIPVLMVTALREMGDIEKAVAAGADDFLTKPVHRLELLTRVRSLIRVRHLKNERDRLLAYLNEVDASFARDRAVK